ACTCACTGGTACTTGCGAGAACATCAGGTATGAAATTCTACGAGACACTCCGGACAGTATGTACTTCGGGATTGCTACTAGGAATTGTGGTGCCATGATCATAGTAGCCAAACAGATTGATCGAAGCCCGGATCAATGCTATAAGATTCATGTACGTGCATATAATGAAGAGCTGCGGCTACAGGCTGCAGTAGCTGTCGTGCAACTATGCGTTGTCGATCAAATGGCGAGGAAGCCGTACTTTAGGAACTTGTCGACAACTACGATCGAGGTGCGTGAATCTTGTGATCAGTTTCAGGAACCGATGATAGTGTTGGAAGCCAATTCGAacacaccggacaacccacaTGTCAATTTTAGATTGCTTGCAGGGTCAACAGAACAAACCAACTCAAAGCATACGTTCAGGTTGgagcaaataaacaatacgGCAGTTATCATGTTAAGCAGGTGGCTGGACTATGAAACAGTATCCGAGTATGTTCTGACCATCGTTGCGACAAACGATGATGGAATTGAAACGAATTTGACGCTTAAAGTTCGGGTGTTGGACGACAATGATGAAACCCCTACATTCGAAGGAAATGACACTGCAATAATCCCGAAAAACGCGGCTCCTGGAACATTTGTGCACCAAGTACAGGCAATCGATCGAGACGGCACCTCAGCCAATAACGTTGTGTCGTATCGGTTAGAAGACGACCAAGATCAGTTCGCGATTGACAGTCGCACCGGTATCATTACGTCATTGAAACCGCCGGAACATGATATTTTCCTGAAGGTTATTGCAGAGGACAATTCACCAGCTCGGAACGGCAAACCGAACCGTGCCATGAAAATGATTCATATCATGGTCG
This region of Anopheles marshallii chromosome 2, idAnoMarsDA_429_01, whole genome shotgun sequence genomic DNA includes:
- the LOC128718730 gene encoding DE-cadherin-like — its product is MNGATWHDDSGTGHHTKRIGPKSHPDQSPVRRTDYPATGIEDSAKQHYKMKSGQYQTKWIIVGVVTLCFLQVRTRLVEDNIVVFEKTQYKATVLEHAGVSKRVMTISAQHKLTGTCENIRYEILRDTPDSMYFGIATRNCGAMIIVAKQIDRSPDQCYKIHVRAYNEELRLQAAVAVVQLCVVDQMARKPYFRNLSTTTIEVRESCDQFQEPMIVLEANSNTPDNPHVNFRLLAGSTEQTNSKHTFRLEQINNTAVIMLSRWLDYETVSEYVLTIVATNDDGIETNLTLKVRVLDDNDETPTFEGNDTAIIPKNAAPGTFVHQVQAIDRDGTSANNVVSYRLEDDQDQFAIDSRTGIITSLKPPEHDIFLKVIAEDNSPARNGKPNRAMKMIHIMVVSDNLSDNTSPELVPTNDGVSQDIANVSSNSQKGNDVKIPEETTLPSESNTCAMHC